The Klebsiella sp. RIT-PI-d genome contains the following window.
GCACAGCAGCTGGCCAGTAACCGGCGTCAGGTTCTGATAATACTCACCCTCTACCGGCGCAACCCAGTCGCCACCGATAAAGTTGTCATAACGGGATTTTAATTTAAGCGGATAGCCGTATTCGCCAGGCTGAATGCGCGAAGAAGGGGGATTATGGGTCATGGGCATCTCTCCTTGTCACAAGTCGTCTTTCAAAGGTAGACGCCATTGGTGAATTATTCGCCACTCGTTCACCGCTTTACGACACGCTTCACGAATTACTTTCCTTTACGTTTCGCCGGCTGGCTTCAGCCATACTTAGAGCGTAACGATTTAACGCCTGGAGAAGATATGCAGCATTATATTGGTTTTGATGTTGGCGGCACTCATATCAAATATGGTGTGATCGACGAAGAGGGTAAGGAATTAATCAATGATGAATATGACACGCCGGACGATGCCGCAACCTTTAAAGAAAAGTGGCAGGAAGCCGTAGACATCTGCCAAAAAGAACATGACATCGTCGCCATCGGGATCAGTTTCCCGGGGCATATTAATCCGCATACCGGACATGCAGCGAAAGCCGGGGCGCTGGATTATCTCGACGATCATAATCTGCTGGAGATGTTTGGTGAGCTGACCGACCTGCCGCTGGTTGTGGAAAACGATGCGAACTGTGCGGCGCTTGGCGAAATGTGGCTTGGCGCAGGTCAGCGCTACGATAATCTGGTATGCATTACCCTCGGCACCGGCATTGGCGGCGGGATTATTATCGATCGCGAGTTATATCGCGGATCGCATTTTCATGCCGGTGAATTTGGCGTGATACCGGTCGGCAATAACGGTGAATGTATGCATGAAGTGGCCTCGGCAAAAGGGCTGATGACCGCCTGCCGTCAGGCGCTGGCCCTGCCCGCTGAAGAGATGCCGCACGGGAAAGAA
Protein-coding sequences here:
- a CDS encoding ROK family protein, coding for MQHYIGFDVGGTHIKYGVIDEEGKELINDEYDTPDDAATFKEKWQEAVDICQKEHDIVAIGISFPGHINPHTGHAAKAGALDYLDDHNLLEMFGELTDLPLVVENDANCAALGEMWLGAGQRYDNLVCITLGTGIGGGIIIDRELYRGSHFHAGEFGVIPVGNNGECMHEVASAKGLMTACRQALALPAEEMPHGKEIFELMDSDVHLREAVNDWGRFLARGVYSVISMFDPQVVLIGGGVSEQEKLYPLLTRHLEKMELWDSLQVPIHPCELGNQAGRLGAVWLAQRKHAPRQK